In Arachis hypogaea cultivar Tifrunner chromosome 2, arahy.Tifrunner.gnm2.J5K5, whole genome shotgun sequence, a genomic segment contains:
- the LOC112751319 gene encoding solute carrier family 40 member 2 isoform X1, with protein MEENVALSLREPLMAPPHQHHHPSSSLITKLYFGHFLARWGTRMWEFSVGLYMINIWPDSLLYAAIYGAVESASTAVFGPMIGKWLDRLSYVKVLQLWLVTQNLSFVIAGVAVITLLVSSSLKYTNFLVFIQLVVLINVCGGISVLSTLAGTILIERDWLLVISEGEPPELLTKMNSVTRRIDLTCKLLAPVITGFIISFLSLKASAITLALWNTVSVWVEYWLFSSVYNGIPALKQSNQRRVAKILQSDDEERNEITLEGNSSQVDDISRSKSFCEWISEIPYVVAWRVYLQQEVVIPGIALALLFFTVLSFGTLMTATLEWEGIPAYIIGIGRGISAVIGIGATVAYPVLQSQISTIRTGLWSIWSQWTCLLPCVAAIWIHSGNISSYTLMASVALSRLGLWMFDLSVLQQMQDLVPESDRLVVGGVQNSLQAVMDLLAYIMGIIISDPQDFWKLTLLSYLAVTLAALLYCVHVYRVRRHLFHFDRILWVKYFIRVAS; from the exons ATGGAAGAAAACGTGGCTTTGAGTTTGAGGGAGCCTCTTATGGCACCACCACATCAACACCACCACCCTTCTTCTTCTCTCATCACTAAATTATATTTTGGTCACTTCTTAGCAAGATGGGGCACcag GATGTGGGAATTCTCTGTAGGTTTGTATATGATAAATATATGGCCAGACTCATTGCTCTATGCAGCCATATATGGTGCTGTTGAATCTGCCTCCACCGCGGTTTTCGGCCCTATGATCGGAAAATGGCTTGATAGGTTATCTTATGTCAAG GTTTTGCAATTGTGGTTGGTGACACAAAACCTCTCTTTTGTTATCGCTGGCGTCGCGGTGATCACATTGCTTGTCTCTTCATCTTTGAAGTATACAAATTTCTTAGTTTTCATACAGCTGGTTGTGTTAATCAATGTCTGTGGAGGCATTAGTGTGCTTTCCACGCTCGCCGGAACCATCTTAATCGAAAGAGACTG GTTGTTGGTTATATCAGAAGGTGAACCACCGGAATTGCTGACAAAAATGAATTCGGTTACAAGGCGCATCGATCTAACATGCAAGCTTCTCGCTCCGGTTATAACTGGCTTCATAATAAGTTTCTTGTCGCTCAAGGCATCGGCTATAACTCTAGCACTCTGGAACACTGTATCTGTTTGGGTGGAGTACTGGCTTTTCAGTTCTGTATACAATGGAATTCCAGCTTTGAAACAAAGTAACCAAAGAAGGGTGGCAAAGATTTTACAAAGTGATGATGAGGAAAGGAATGAAATAACTTTGGAAGGTAACTCATCACAAGTGGATGATATATCAAGAAGCAAAAGTTTTTGTGAGTGGATCTCAGAGATACCTTATGTTGTTGCATGGAGAGTTTATTTGCAGCAAGAAGTTGTCATTCCTGGAATAGCTCTGGCTTTGTTGTTTTTCACTGTGCTAAG CTTTGGAACTTTGATGACAGCCACATTAGAATGGGAAGGCATACCTGCATATATCATTGGAATTGGAAGAGGAATAAGTGCTGTAATTGGAATTGGTGCAACAGTTGCATATCCTGTGCTACAATCTCAGATATCAACTATCAGAACTGGACTTTGGTCTATCTGGTCTCAG TGGACCTGCCTCTTACCATGTGTAGCTGCCATATGGATCCATAGTGGAAATATATCATCATATACTTTGATGGCAAGTGTGGCTTTATCTAGGCTTGGGTTGTGGATGTTTGACTTATCTGTACTTCAACAAATGCAG GACCTTGTTCCTGAATCAGATCGTTTGGTTGTTGGAGGAGTTCAGAATTCACTTCAAGCTGTCATGGATTTATTGGCTTATATTATGGGAATCATAATATCGGATCCCCAG GACTTTTGGAAATTGACTTTATTGTCATATTTGGCTGTTACGTTGGCTGCTCTCCTCTACTGCGTCCACGTGTATCGCGTGCGCCGGCATTTGTTTCACTTCGATCGGATACTGTGGGTTAAATATTTCATAAGAGTAGCATCTTAA
- the LOC112751319 gene encoding solute carrier family 40 member 2 isoform X2, protein MHWDVIQVYVGCRRLIFFPRLETGYVNIGRVMNKKMKVMDTKERQKEFDICYIYIESFSKVLQLWLVTQNLSFVIAGVAVITLLVSSSLKYTNFLVFIQLVVLINVCGGISVLSTLAGTILIERDWLLVISEGEPPELLTKMNSVTRRIDLTCKLLAPVITGFIISFLSLKASAITLALWNTVSVWVEYWLFSSVYNGIPALKQSNQRRVAKILQSDDEERNEITLEGNSSQVDDISRSKSFCEWISEIPYVVAWRVYLQQEVVIPGIALALLFFTVLSFGTLMTATLEWEGIPAYIIGIGRGISAVIGIGATVAYPVLQSQISTIRTGLWSIWSQWTCLLPCVAAIWIHSGNISSYTLMASVALSRLGLWMFDLSVLQQMQDLVPESDRLVVGGVQNSLQAVMDLLAYIMGIIISDPQDFWKLTLLSYLAVTLAALLYCVHVYRVRRHLFHFDRILWVKYFIRVAS, encoded by the exons ATGCATTGGGATGTGATACAAGTTTACGTTGGTTGTCGCAGACTGATCTTTTTTCCCAGACTTGAGACCGGCTATGTAAACATAGGCCGAGTTATGAAcaagaaaatgaaagtaatggATACAAAGGAACGGCAAAAAGAATTTGATATATGTTACATTTATATTGAAAGTTTCTCAAAA GTTTTGCAATTGTGGTTGGTGACACAAAACCTCTCTTTTGTTATCGCTGGCGTCGCGGTGATCACATTGCTTGTCTCTTCATCTTTGAAGTATACAAATTTCTTAGTTTTCATACAGCTGGTTGTGTTAATCAATGTCTGTGGAGGCATTAGTGTGCTTTCCACGCTCGCCGGAACCATCTTAATCGAAAGAGACTG GTTGTTGGTTATATCAGAAGGTGAACCACCGGAATTGCTGACAAAAATGAATTCGGTTACAAGGCGCATCGATCTAACATGCAAGCTTCTCGCTCCGGTTATAACTGGCTTCATAATAAGTTTCTTGTCGCTCAAGGCATCGGCTATAACTCTAGCACTCTGGAACACTGTATCTGTTTGGGTGGAGTACTGGCTTTTCAGTTCTGTATACAATGGAATTCCAGCTTTGAAACAAAGTAACCAAAGAAGGGTGGCAAAGATTTTACAAAGTGATGATGAGGAAAGGAATGAAATAACTTTGGAAGGTAACTCATCACAAGTGGATGATATATCAAGAAGCAAAAGTTTTTGTGAGTGGATCTCAGAGATACCTTATGTTGTTGCATGGAGAGTTTATTTGCAGCAAGAAGTTGTCATTCCTGGAATAGCTCTGGCTTTGTTGTTTTTCACTGTGCTAAG CTTTGGAACTTTGATGACAGCCACATTAGAATGGGAAGGCATACCTGCATATATCATTGGAATTGGAAGAGGAATAAGTGCTGTAATTGGAATTGGTGCAACAGTTGCATATCCTGTGCTACAATCTCAGATATCAACTATCAGAACTGGACTTTGGTCTATCTGGTCTCAG TGGACCTGCCTCTTACCATGTGTAGCTGCCATATGGATCCATAGTGGAAATATATCATCATATACTTTGATGGCAAGTGTGGCTTTATCTAGGCTTGGGTTGTGGATGTTTGACTTATCTGTACTTCAACAAATGCAG GACCTTGTTCCTGAATCAGATCGTTTGGTTGTTGGAGGAGTTCAGAATTCACTTCAAGCTGTCATGGATTTATTGGCTTATATTATGGGAATCATAATATCGGATCCCCAG GACTTTTGGAAATTGACTTTATTGTCATATTTGGCTGTTACGTTGGCTGCTCTCCTCTACTGCGTCCACGTGTATCGCGTGCGCCGGCATTTGTTTCACTTCGATCGGATACTGTGGGTTAAATATTTCATAAGAGTAGCATCTTAA
- the LOC112751319 gene encoding solute carrier family 40 member 2 isoform X3, which translates to MWEFSVGLYMINIWPDSLLYAAIYGAVESASTAVFGPMIGKWLDRLSYVKVLQLWLVTQNLSFVIAGVAVITLLVSSSLKYTNFLVFIQLVVLINVCGGISVLSTLAGTILIERDWLLVISEGEPPELLTKMNSVTRRIDLTCKLLAPVITGFIISFLSLKASAITLALWNTVSVWVEYWLFSSVYNGIPALKQSNQRRVAKILQSDDEERNEITLEGNSSQVDDISRSKSFCEWISEIPYVVAWRVYLQQEVVIPGIALALLFFTVLSFGTLMTATLEWEGIPAYIIGIGRGISAVIGIGATVAYPVLQSQISTIRTGLWSIWSQWTCLLPCVAAIWIHSGNISSYTLMASVALSRLGLWMFDLSVLQQMQDLVPESDRLVVGGVQNSLQAVMDLLAYIMGIIISDPQDFWKLTLLSYLAVTLAALLYCVHVYRVRRHLFHFDRILWVKYFIRVAS; encoded by the exons ATGTGGGAATTCTCTGTAGGTTTGTATATGATAAATATATGGCCAGACTCATTGCTCTATGCAGCCATATATGGTGCTGTTGAATCTGCCTCCACCGCGGTTTTCGGCCCTATGATCGGAAAATGGCTTGATAGGTTATCTTATGTCAAG GTTTTGCAATTGTGGTTGGTGACACAAAACCTCTCTTTTGTTATCGCTGGCGTCGCGGTGATCACATTGCTTGTCTCTTCATCTTTGAAGTATACAAATTTCTTAGTTTTCATACAGCTGGTTGTGTTAATCAATGTCTGTGGAGGCATTAGTGTGCTTTCCACGCTCGCCGGAACCATCTTAATCGAAAGAGACTG GTTGTTGGTTATATCAGAAGGTGAACCACCGGAATTGCTGACAAAAATGAATTCGGTTACAAGGCGCATCGATCTAACATGCAAGCTTCTCGCTCCGGTTATAACTGGCTTCATAATAAGTTTCTTGTCGCTCAAGGCATCGGCTATAACTCTAGCACTCTGGAACACTGTATCTGTTTGGGTGGAGTACTGGCTTTTCAGTTCTGTATACAATGGAATTCCAGCTTTGAAACAAAGTAACCAAAGAAGGGTGGCAAAGATTTTACAAAGTGATGATGAGGAAAGGAATGAAATAACTTTGGAAGGTAACTCATCACAAGTGGATGATATATCAAGAAGCAAAAGTTTTTGTGAGTGGATCTCAGAGATACCTTATGTTGTTGCATGGAGAGTTTATTTGCAGCAAGAAGTTGTCATTCCTGGAATAGCTCTGGCTTTGTTGTTTTTCACTGTGCTAAG CTTTGGAACTTTGATGACAGCCACATTAGAATGGGAAGGCATACCTGCATATATCATTGGAATTGGAAGAGGAATAAGTGCTGTAATTGGAATTGGTGCAACAGTTGCATATCCTGTGCTACAATCTCAGATATCAACTATCAGAACTGGACTTTGGTCTATCTGGTCTCAG TGGACCTGCCTCTTACCATGTGTAGCTGCCATATGGATCCATAGTGGAAATATATCATCATATACTTTGATGGCAAGTGTGGCTTTATCTAGGCTTGGGTTGTGGATGTTTGACTTATCTGTACTTCAACAAATGCAG GACCTTGTTCCTGAATCAGATCGTTTGGTTGTTGGAGGAGTTCAGAATTCACTTCAAGCTGTCATGGATTTATTGGCTTATATTATGGGAATCATAATATCGGATCCCCAG GACTTTTGGAAATTGACTTTATTGTCATATTTGGCTGTTACGTTGGCTGCTCTCCTCTACTGCGTCCACGTGTATCGCGTGCGCCGGCATTTGTTTCACTTCGATCGGATACTGTGGGTTAAATATTTCATAAGAGTAGCATCTTAA